The nucleotide sequence AACAAGTCATCAAAAAGtcatttgattttgactaattctATAGACATTAGGAGAAAAAGACAATAAAACTAATCTGACAAGACCTGAAATCACCTATCAGGGCTTTCATCAATTCAAGAAGCAGGAACGGCTTCCATGAACAGTCAAATTATTGATGGCTATAGCTAAAGGTCTACAATTATAGAATTTTAGTGTCGATGGCTTCATGCTACACATAAACCTCACAGTCATCATCCTGTTGCAGATCAAGGTACAAAGTACCTTAGACATCAAGCAAAAGAAGCACAATGCCCACTTCAAGCAGCTTGAAATATTACTAGATGGGATCACCCATTTCGGAGCCACCTGCACTCGCACTAGTGTAGTAACATAGGCATCTAACTTGGAAAGTCATCAGGACAGGAAGCATGAACCCCAAAGCACAAGTGAGGCACAACATATGGTGATGGCAGAGGAACACCGTTGGGTCCCTACCCTATTACTCATCTGTAGGACAGGGCATACAACAGTTGTTTGCAGCAATACATCAAACAATTGTTGGCGTCAGTAATGCAGTGATTCCGTCTATGAACCGAATTCAAATACGCGTGGTCGGACAATTTCAAACAAATCATTGCAACCCTTTTTCGTTTGCAGTGTGGGTtttccgaagaagaagaagaagaaagatccaAACAGATCAAGATTCATAGGCAGGAATCTAGTAAGGattggtggagagagagagaagtagagACTCACGGGAGGATCAAGAGCCAGCGGGAACCGGGCGGAGTCGAACGGAGCAGAGCTGCGCGATCGGCGGAGCCACCGAGATCGCGACGCATGACCGGCTCAAACCGCGATTCAAATTTCATCGAATGTATATTATCGTAACCGTCCcccgactaattatatattatctctgtgtctaatattatcatctttatactttcaaaaattacataattttttttatatttataaaaataaaaatatttaaatatattattccaacaattttttttatttttaactctgcaaaattattttttgaattaaatcttaatattttattttataaatataaaaatcttaatatatcttttgaaaatatataattaacccctttaaaatattttatttttactaaaaagCCCCGATGTCTAATATCGTTAGGCTAAGTAACATCTTCATGATTTATTAATTAGGataagtgtaaaatcatcaataagTACTATTGATGCATTATTGGTGAAGTCgatatatttcatttttttgaaaaaaaaattaatgaaatattgattgatacaTCCTAATATGCATAATTGATACAAAATAAATGGAATATTTCTTTTGGAATAATTGATAcatccaaagaaagtaaaaaatatatttcctttcGTTATCGACTGTGAGACCCACATTGACTTAATATGCAATCATGAATCACATCCTCAATCATATGCACTTTTATATCGAATTATTTCATCGACATGGAGTCATGTGATTGTTCATCCTAAGTTTTTCTAATGGCTCAACAAAAGGACATGGTCATTATTgaacctttttttctttcttaaaattatattattatttttccatTTGAGATGTCATTTATATACAATTTTATTGTAGTAATTGAATCTATCAACTCGATTGCAACATATATTAGTGACATTattgaaataattttaatatttgaaattatatGTTACAGCAAAACTAATTGGCTTTATCATTATCATGTCAAGATGTAAAAGCACTTTCCTCCTCacccaaaaacaaaaaagatatataactattagaaggaaaaaaagaaaaaaattcgtATATGGTAGAAGTTGAAAGAGTTCTTAGAATTAAGTGATATATTGACGATATTTatgtttataaatattaaaagttcTTAATAAAGCATGAAGTATATTTTAGATATACATTATCAATTTAGGATTACCAAAATTTTTGGATGGTGTCACCAAATTGTTTGGGTTAACAACAAGTCAGTTACGGCAAATTTATTTGAGGGCAAACCAATCTAATAATCCGATTCATTAATCTAATTAAGGGCGAGGGAGGGAGGAAGAAATCGCCACGTCATATTTTTGACCTGACCCGAGGTTGGCACGTTGGATATTTGTACTCTTCCTTCTCCCCAATCTCATCACTTCTCGTTTCATCCCTACGATCCGACGAAGGAATCCGTGGCCTTTCTGCGTTGCATCTCTCTCCCTCCATTGCCCTTTTCTCCTCCCGTCACCGATTCTGATCTCTCTCGTCACCACTGCCAGAAGTTCAATTTAATCGAAGTTATCGAAAAGATCGGGGTTACTGCTGTGTCTGCCGTTTCTTTGATCCCGGGAGGCTCCGAGGTGAGAACTTTGTTTCTTTGGTCGATCGATCGGCGTCAAAATTCGAGAAAGATGGCGTCTTTTCGCGATAAGCTCTCGGTTTCTTGATCTTTTTGCTCTGTTTTTCGCCTTTACTTGGACTTTCCCGGGAGGCTCCGAGGTGAGAACTTTGGTTGTTTGGTCGATCGATCGGCTTCAAACTTCGAGAAAGATGGCATCTTTTCGTGATAGGCTCTCGGTTTCTTGATCTTTTTGCTCTGTTTTTCGTCTTTACACGAATTTTCTCTTTTAGAATGTGGTTGTTGTCTGTGGATTACAGTGGGCGAGGGTTTTATTAGTTCTTCATCATAATACTAGAACCAAGTAATGGTTGTTGTTTGCCAATATGGTTGCTAGGATGAGTTGTAACGAACTCATTGTTTTGATTCTTATTTATGGACCATTTACATGTTCTCGTCGATGGTTGGGCACAAATCACTTTCAGGTCTTTCTCATGATTTCATCCACTGGCCATAATTTTATTCTGTTGATGCTTTTTTCTTCTTTAGAGGACTCTTGGGATCCTTATATCTCAGTATGCAGAAATGCATGTAACATTCAAAAGAGATTCTTTTTTATTGACATGATATAGTTCATCTTGTAGGTACATTCCATCTGTTCAACAAAGCATACATTTAGCAGCAGACAAGGGAAGACTTCATCAATCAATTATACCTGAAAATTTAAAGGCGAATGGGTTCGGAAGGGCCATCAGTTGTAACTGTTCATGTGACTGGATTTAAGAAGTTCCATGGGGTGTCTGAGAATCCAACAGAGATAATTGTCAGAAACCTGAAGGGGTTCATGCAAAAGAAAGGATTGCCTGAAGGTCTTGTTCTTGGGAGCTGCAATGTTCTTGAGACAGCTGGAGAGGGGGCAGTTCCTCAACTTTATGAAGTATTGCAGCTTGCTGTGGCTGGGCAAAACAAAGAAACTTCAGAAAGGGGGCAAATCATTTGGGTAAACCACTCAGTTCATTCTGCTATCTTCGAGTGGCAATGTAGAATTACAATATATGATTATAGTAATTTTATAGGTATTCATCAGCTTATTAtgcttattgttcttatcttttgtTTGAATCCAAAAACTCAACCCCATGGAGCCTGTTTTGTTTTTACCAAACACTAACCAACTTCTTCTACATCGAGTGTAGTCGAATTGATGTTGTTTGGGAGGTCCCATATTGGAAAACACAAAGCATTGGTATTTTCAGCATGACAGCAATTagtctaataattttatgatgttgATCAACAAATTTCGCTAGCTGAACTGCTATTATGACAGTTTGTTTTCTTTGAATCATCCCATTTTTACTCACCAGAAGTAAGGAGATAAGATTTTCTATATCAAATAATGTGGCTCAGACAAAGTATGCCAATAAATAGGTCAGAAGACACCTAGGGTCTAAAATTAGGTTCTGGAAGTTTGGTGTCTAACCATCTATACGAATGCCATCCAACAACTCTTGGTGCAAAACCGACATGTATTGCGTCTTTTATACAACAGAAGCTTTCAGGTTGGGTATTCTGCCCATTGGACTTAAGATTTCAATGCTTGATTATTTCATAAGTCTGTAATTATAGTTATCCTGAAGTAAAGCAACTGGAGCCAGATGTGAAACTTGTAATGTTTTTGCTATATTACAGGTGTTACTTGATCTTGGTGAAAAATGAATTCATTATGCCCATTGCATTCTTTTAGCATCTTGATCATCATCCTTCCTGTCGCTCTTTCTCTTTCTAATTATGTACTTGGACCTTAGCGTCCATCTTTGCATGTGATTATTTTTCTCAATTAACCTGGTTTCTCTTTCAATCATGTCTTTTCACACATTTGTTGTTTGGGTTTATGTTGTTTTATCAGCTGCATCTTGGAGTAAATAGTGGTGCTACAAGGTTTGCTATCGAGAATCAAGCAGTCAATGAGGCTACATTTCGTTGTCCAGACGAAATGGGATGGAAGCCTCAGGTTAGATGTGCTAAGCTCTTTTAGCTGTGCATCATGCTTTTACTTTACGACTGTTCTATGATCCATTGCCTTCCGCTGTTCATTTTTCAGAGAGCCCCAGTTGTAACTTCTGATGGAAGCATCTCACGTGTTCGAGAGGTATGCTGACCATTATGATTATCAGTATGAAAATTTCTGCATCGACAAGATCTCCTGTTACCTTTCTCTTAGAAGACATTTTTGAAACATCAGGATCTTTAGAAGTTATTTAAATACATGATAGCATAATTATTTTCTGAGGACGTCAAATGCCATTACAGTTTAGTTTGTTAAATCATTAGAACTTTAATGTTTTTTCCCTTATGGACTGCTGCAGACTTCTCTTCCTGTCAGTGAAATTGTTAAGGGCTTATCAAAGATGGGGTATGATGTAATGCCTTCCGATGATGCTGGTCGGTTCGTTTGCAACTTTGTATACTATCATTCTCTTCGGTTTGCAGAACACAACAGAATCAAATCTCTCTTTGTGCATGTCCCCCTGTTCCTGACGATCGATGAGGAAACCCAAATGGAGTTTGTTGCTTCCCTCTTGAAAGTGCTTGCTTCACCGCACTAGTACTCACCTTCCTCAAGTCAGGTCCCCGAATAGAGCAGCTCTCCTGTTTGGACCTGTTGGCATGTTATCACGTTCAAAACCATGCATGTCGTGAATTATATTGAACTTATCGCATCCTCGCCTTGCTGAGGATACGAAGTCGATGTAATGCAGTTGGAAGAGATGGTTCGTGTAGTTATCTGAGTTCAAGTATGTGCAGAAAGCCGGTGGATGAAATTGATCTATGCTTCATGGGTGTCATTGGATTTTGATGGTAAGACCATATGCAATTAAGTCTCCAAGGTGTCCTTGTGGTTTTGTATGACATTGCATATGTGTATGAACTGGTATAAAGTTTGTGTCTCCAACTTGCTTCCAATTTGCATGTAGCCTTTGCATCTCCTTCACGCTAACTCATTTGCATCATCTCTATTTCTCTTTTGTGTTCTTCGAACTGATAAAATGTCTATCGCGCAAATATGTATGTTTGGAATGAATTCCACCAAGTAATTCAGTTGAATTTCTTTGAAGTAGTATGGTTgaattgatttcttggatttatggATGTGAAAGGAAATTGGGACTCTCCACATCTTCTATTCATTGTTATTCCAGTCAATAGTTAGGCCATCATTTTAGCAGttcattttctttttgatttGTTTCCAGAAATTTAATTCACAGGAAGTTCTTGAGA is from Musa acuminata AAA Group cultivar baxijiao chromosome BXJ3-8, Cavendish_Baxijiao_AAA, whole genome shotgun sequence and encodes:
- the LOC103993312 gene encoding uncharacterized protein LOC103993312, with product MGSEGPSVVTVHVTGFKKFHGVSENPTEIIVRNLKGFMQKKGLPEGLVLGSCNVLETAGEGAVPQLYEVLQLAVAGQNKETSERGQIIWLHLGVNSGATRFAIENQAVNEATFRCPDEMGWKPQRAPVVTSDGSISRVRETSLPVSEIVKGLSKMGYDVMPSDDAGRFVCNFVYYHSLRFAEHNRIKSLFVHVPLFLTIDEETQMEFVASLLKVLASPH